The DNA sequence CGCCGACCCCCTCGCGCCGCGCGGTGTAGTCGGGGAGAACCCCCTTCGAGGTGGACAGCACCGCCACCCCCAGCCCGTTCATCACGTAGGGTATCTTGTCCCGGCGGACGTAGACCCTCAGCCCCGGCTTGGAGATCCGCTCGAGGCCCCGGAAGGCCGGCTTCCCACCCGTGGTGTACTTGAGGTCCACGTGGATCGTCCGGTGGGGGCCGCCGTCCTCCGATTCGAGGGCGTAGCCGTCGAGGTAGCCCTCCTCGATCAGGAGCTTGACGAGGGCCTCTTTGAAGTTCGAGTGACTGACGCTGACCTGTTTATGCCCCGCGCGGGCGGCGTTGCGCACGCGGGTCAGAAGGTCGGCGACGGGGTCGGTCATCACCATGAAAAACCTCTAGGGTTAAATAGCCGTTCCGTCAAGGAGTCGCGCCCGGGGCCCGGCTGACCACGCTCGGTCAACCCCTCGCCCCCGACCGGCGTCCGCCTACCAGCTCGCCTTGGTCATCCCCGGCACCTTCCCCTCGAGGGTGAGTGTGCGCAGGCAGATGCGGCACATGTCGAAGCGACGGTAGTAGGCGCGGGCCCGCCCGCACAACGGGCAGCGGTTGTAGCCGCGCACCTTGAACTTGGGCTTGCGCTTCGCCTTCTCGATCAAGCACTTCTTCGCCAACGGGTCTCCTCCTAACGGCTCGGGCGGCGGAAGGGCATCCCGAGCTCGGACAAAAGCGCCTTCCCCTCCTCGTCGGTCCCGGCGGTGGTGCAGATGGTCACCGTGACGCCGGCGATGGAGGCGATGTCATCGTAGTCAATTTCCGGAAAGATGAGCTGCTCGTTGAGCCCCAGGTTGAAGTTCCCCCGGCCGTCGAAGGAGCGGTCGGACATGCCGCGGAAGTCGCGGATCTGGGGGATGGCGAAGTTGACCAGACGATCGAAGAACTCGTACATGCGGTCGCGGCGGAGCGTCACCTGGCAGCCGACGATGAAGCCGGTCCTGAGCTTGAACTGGGCGATGGACTTGCGGGCCTTCGTCAGAATCGGCTTCTGGCCGCTGATAGCTGTCAGGTCGCCCACGGCGCCCTCGATGATCTTGGGGTTTTCCTTGGCCACCCCGATGCCCCGGTTGAGGACGATCTTCTCCAGGCGCGGAACCTCCATGGGGTTGGAGTAGCCGAAGCGCTTCGTCAGGGCCTGGCGGACCTTGGTCTCGTAGATTTCTTTCAGCCTGGGGGCCACGGGTCCTCCTAGACGAACTCGGCGCCGCACCGCTTGCAGACTCGGAACCGCTTGCCGTCCACTCGCCTGACGCCCAGCCGGGTGGCCTTCGAGCACTTGGGGCAGACGAACATCACGTTGGAGAGCTCGATGGGGGCCTCGATCTCGATGATTCCGCCCTGGACGTCCTGCTTCTTCTGGCGCTGGTGCTTCTTGGTGAAGTTGAGGCCCTGAACGATGACCCTGGTCGCCTCGAGGTTTATCTTGAGAATCTGTCCCCGTTTCTTCTTCGAGGTGCGCTCGGAACCGGAGATCACCTCCACGGTGTCCCCCTTGCGCAGGCGTGTGACGCGGGCCATCAGAGCACCTCCGGGGCCAGGGATACTATCCGGTTGAACTTCTTCTCGCGCAGCTCGCGGGCCACGGGTCCGAAGACCCGGGTGGCGACGGGCTCGCCGGCCTCGTTGACCAGTACCACGGCGTTGTCGTCAAAGCGGATGTAGGAGCCGTCCTTGCGGCGGATTTCCTTCCGGGTGCGTACGACGACGGCCTTCATGACCGTGCCGTTCTTGATGTTGCTCGTGGGCAGCGCCTCCTTGACCGTGATGACGACGGTGTCGCCGACGGAGGCATAGCGCCGCCGGGAGCCGCCCAGTACTTTGATGCACAGAGCCCGCTTGGCGCCCGAGTTGTCGGTGATGTTGACGACGGTTTCCTGCTGGATCATCTTCCAAACCCCCTGTCGCCGGCGGTCGGCGCGGTGCGGGGGACCGGTTCGTGGAGCCGCGCTGTGTGCCCCTCAGGCGGGGCGTTCGGGCTTCTCGGCGGCGGTCGGCCGCCGCGGGCTCCGGGTTACGGACGCTCTCGCGAAAAACAACATCCCCCTAGCCGACGGCCCGCTCGAGTATCTCAACGACGCGCCAGTTCTTCAGCTTGGACAGCGGGCGCGTCTCCTCGATTACGACGAGGTCGCCGGCTCGGCAGGCGTTCTCGGCGTCGTGGGCCATGAATCGGCTGGTGAGGGTCACGGTTTTCTTGTACAGAGGATGGGCCTGTCGGCGCTCGACGACGACCACGACGGTCTTGGCGTGCGCGTCGCGGGCGACCCTGCCCGTACGGCGTTTCCGGTTGGCGCCCATCGGCTAACCCCCGCTCTGGGCTGCCCTCTCGCGCTCGGCGAGAAGGGTGTTGATCCGGCTGATGTCCTTGCGCACTATCCGGATGTGGCCCGGGTTCGTCAGCTGCTTCATCTGGAGCTGGAAGCGCAGGTTCATCAGCTCCTCGGAGAGCTCCTGGTGCCGGCTGGTGAGCTCGGCGTCGGTCATCTGGCGCAGGTCCTTGACCTTCAAAGCCGCTCCTTTACCTCTCCACGAAACGGGTCCGGATGGGCAGCTTGTACCCGGCGAGGCGCATGGCCTCGAAGGCGACGTTGTAGGGGACGCCGTCGAGCTCGAACATGATGGTACCGGGCTTGACCACGGCCACCCATCCCTCGGGCGCGCCCTTCCCCGACCCCATGCGGACTTCCTGGGGCTTCTTGGTGTAGGTCTTCTGGGGGAAGATGCGGATCCAGACCTTCCCTCCGCGCTTGACATGGCGTGTGATGGCGATGCGGGCGGCCTCTATCTGGTTGCCGGTTATCCAGTGAGGCTCGAGGGCCATCAGCCCGAACTCCCCGAAGCTGATCGTGCACCCGCGGATGGCTTTTCCGCGCATCCGGCGCCGCTGGTGCTTGCGCCACTTGCTCCGCTTGGGGACAAGCATGGCTACTCCTTCTTCGCCCCCTGGTGGGGCTTG is a window from the bacterium genome containing:
- the rplP gene encoding 50S ribosomal protein L16 codes for the protein MLVPKRSKWRKHQRRRMRGKAIRGCTISFGEFGLMALEPHWITGNQIEAARIAITRHVKRGGKVWIRIFPQKTYTKKPQEVRMGSGKGAPEGWVAVVKPGTIMFELDGVPYNVAFEAMRLAGYKLPIRTRFVER
- the rplE gene encoding 50S ribosomal protein L5, yielding MAPRLKEIYETKVRQALTKRFGYSNPMEVPRLEKIVLNRGIGVAKENPKIIEGAVGDLTAISGQKPILTKARKSIAQFKLRTGFIVGCQVTLRRDRMYEFFDRLVNFAIPQIRDFRGMSDRSFDGRGNFNLGLNEQLIFPEIDYDDIASIAGVTVTICTTAGTDEEGKALLSELGMPFRRPSR
- the rpsH gene encoding 30S ribosomal protein S8, producing MMTDPVADLLTRVRNAARAGHKQVSVSHSNFKEALVKLLIEEGYLDGYALESEDGGPHRTIHVDLKYTTGGKPAFRGLERISKPGLRVYVRRDKIPYVMNGLGVAVLSTSKGVLPDYTARREGVGGELICRVW
- the rplN gene encoding 50S ribosomal protein L14, producing the protein MIQQETVVNITDNSGAKRALCIKVLGGSRRRYASVGDTVVITVKEALPTSNIKNGTVMKAVVVRTRKEIRRKDGSYIRFDDNAVVLVNEAGEPVATRVFGPVARELREKKFNRIVSLAPEVL
- the rpsQ gene encoding 30S ribosomal protein S17 → MGANRKRRTGRVARDAHAKTVVVVVERRQAHPLYKKTVTLTSRFMAHDAENACRAGDLVVIEETRPLSKLKNWRVVEILERAVG
- a CDS encoding type Z 30S ribosomal protein S14, which translates into the protein MAKKCLIEKAKRKPKFKVRGYNRCPLCGRARAYYRRFDMCRICLRTLTLEGKVPGMTKASW
- the rplX gene encoding 50S ribosomal protein L24 gives rise to the protein MARVTRLRKGDTVEVISGSERTSKKKRGQILKINLEATRVIVQGLNFTKKHQRQKKQDVQGGIIEIEAPIELSNVMFVCPKCSKATRLGVRRVDGKRFRVCKRCGAEFV
- the rpmC gene encoding 50S ribosomal protein L29 → MKVKDLRQMTDAELTSRHQELSEELMNLRFQLQMKQLTNPGHIRIVRKDISRINTLLAERERAAQSGG